GCCGCCTATGCTAAAAGCCTATATCGACATCGTTTTTTCGCACGAACTGGTGGGCTCCGGCGCGCTTAAGGGCAAGGTCTTGCAGCTTGCGCTAAGCGTCAGTACGCCGCTTAGCGAATACTCTAAACAGGGCGCGATCGGCTTTAGCTTGGATGAAATTTTAACGCCGCTTAAGATCGCGGCAAACTACTGCGGGATGGACTTTGCCGTGCCGTTTATCAGCAGCGGATTTGAGCCCGGCGAGTTTGGCGACGATGCCGTAGATACCGCAGCTGCACGCTTTGGCAAGCTTTTACGAGGAGAGCTAAGTCCTAACGAGTATCAAATTTAGTTTCGCCCCTTGCGGCTATGAGCCAAAGTTACGATAGCGGCGGTACGGGCAGCTTTATAACCGGTAAAAGCGCGGCATACCGGAGTTAAATTTATATCCGCTCGTAAAGCAAAAACTAAGCATATCCAAGCCGCACCTTAAATTTATAATCACAAATCGTCGTGTTAATTTTACATCGTCTCCGAGGCAAATTTGACTTATCGGAGACGCTAAATTTTGCTTCGCCGCCGCTAATATGCAAATTTAAAAGCCAAACCCGTTAATACCTTGCGCAAGGTTTAGGTTGCTTTGCGGTTCTTGCTTATCCTGCGATGTTAAACGCAAACTTATTTTAGGCCCTCTATATACTCGCTAACAGCCGCCATATCCTCGTTGCTTAGGTTTTTGGCGTGCAGCTGCATGACTTTGCCCATGCCAAATGTGTTGTTTGAGCCGTCTTTGTAGCCTTGTAGCGCTTTTATGCGGTCTTCTTTGCTGATGCTAATTAGCGCAGGCACTTTGTTTGCGTATTTTACCTCCGCTTTTTCGCCGTGACAGGCTGAGCATTTTTTGTAAATGGCTTCGCCGCTAGCCGCAAATAGAGATAAATTTAGTGCCAAAACGGCGGTAGCGATGCGATAGATTTTCATTTTTCGTCCTTTTTGATAGAAATTTAGACGAGATTATAGTCTTAAAAAGTTAAAATTAAAATTATAAAAAAGTTGCAAAAATGAAGCGTCGAAGAGAGAAAAATCGGCGGAAAAACTCCGCCGAAGAGATTATTTTAGAGTAGGGATGTACTCTGAAAGAGCGGCGATATCCTCGTCGTTAAGACCTTTTGCTAGAGGTTTCATCATCGCAGAAGACTTAAATTTATCTAGGCTGCCCTCTTTGTAACCTTTTAAAGCCTCAGCGATCTCTTCTTTAGAAAGAGACGAAAGCGCAGGAACTTTGTTTAGATACATTTTTTCGGCTTTGGCTCCGTGACAGGCTTTGCATTTGTTGTAAAGGGTCGCGCCGTCGGCGGCAAATAGGC
The uncultured Campylobacter sp. DNA segment above includes these coding regions:
- a CDS encoding NAD(P)H-dependent oxidoreductase, yielding MKTLVILSHPNLAASRVNKALSQVAKAAADVEVRHLEGLYGLDIARIDARAEQDALAGAERIVFLYPMYWLNVPPMLKAYIDIVFSHELVGSGALKGKVLQLALSVSTPLSEYSKQGAIGFSLDEILTPLKIAANYCGMDFAVPFISSGFEPGEFGDDAVDTAAARFGKLLRGELSPNEYQI
- a CDS encoding c-type cytochrome — its product is MKIYRIATAVLALNLSLFAASGEAIYKKCSACHGEKAEVKYANKVPALISISKEDRIKALQGYKDGSNNTFGMGKVMQLHAKNLSNEDMAAVSEYIEGLK
- a CDS encoding c-type cytochrome, with product MKKLIIVSGAAALLAGSLFAADGATLYNKCKACHGAKAEKMYLNKVPALSSLSKEEIAEALKGYKEGSLDKFKSSAMMKPLAKGLNDEDIAALSEYIPTLK